The sequence TCAGCGCGGTCTTGACGTGCCTATGGGTGTCGAGGGCGAGCGTCCGCAGGGACAGCAGCGGATGGGCCGGCGGCCCGGGCAGCACCCTCCGGCCGCTGAGGACGTGCTCGGCCTGCCAGGGATGCACCGGGATCAGCACGGCATCCCCGTCCCGCCACTCCGGGGGCCACGGTCCCCGTACCGTCGCTCCCGCCACGGGCGCGAGCCACAGACCCACCACCGGCCGGTGCTCGGGCGCGTAGGCCAGCTGCTCGGCGGCCGAGAAACCGGGCCGGGAGCGGCAGGTGGGATGGTACGGGTGCCCGTCCGGTGACCGCTGCTCCCCCTCCCAGGGCTCCACCGCAGGTCCGGCCGGACGAGGAGCCGTCCGGGACAGCGCCAAGGAGGCGACGCTGTGGTCGAGTTCGGCGGCGAATGCCGCGCCGCCCGGTACGTGCAGCGCCGCCATCAGCAGTGCCGGATGGTCGTACGAGACGCCGTCCAGCTCCACGGCGGCAACCGCCGTTCCCGTCGCCCACGGATCCGACGGCGGACCGTGCAGCCTTCGCCCGTCGACGAGCCGCAGAGCGATCCCGTCACGCCCGGAGGCACGGGCCGCGATCCACGGCAGCGGTTCATGGACCAGCCCGCGCCACAGCCGCGCCAGCACCATCGACCGGGCCCCCGACAGAGCCGCGAGGTAAGCGGATGCCGACTCGGGGCGAACGCTCTCCAGTTCCTCGGCGAGCTCGCGCTCGGCGGGTGTGTCGCACACGCGCATGTTCTACCGCAGGCGAACGCACGCCACACATACTGGCGGTCGATGAATACCTTCGCCCGCGAAGCCGATGGACTGGCCATGGCGCCCTTGCTCAACTGCCTGCTGAGGGAAGCCTCCCTACCGGCCGGGGAGCCGGTTGCCGGTCGCGTGGTCCACCGCCTGCGCGCCACCGGTCGGCTGCTGAGCGTCCGCACCGGGCACAGGCCCGGCGCACCCGAGCTCTGGACCGGCACCACCTGGCGGCCCATGCGCCATGGCGGCCTCATCGCCCTCGCCGCCCAGGAGATGCGTGCCGTCACCGGGCGCTCCCATGCCGCCCTGGCCGCCGAGATGGCCGCCAGCCGCGAGGCCGTCGAGGCGCTCCTCGCCGCCCGCGCCCGCGCCACCCCACCCGACAGCCCGTGGCTGCGCTCCGAACAGGCCCTGGTCATGGGCCACTCCCACCACCCGGCCCCCAAGGCCCGCAGCGGGGGCGGCCCGCCCGGTACCTGGCTGTGCTACGCGCCGGAGGCCCACGCCCGCTTCCCCCTCGTCCTGCTGGGCGTGCGCGAGGACGCGGTGGTCGACAACGGCGACACCCGCGCCCTCGACACCCTTGGCCAGGCGCCTGACGGCTATCGGCTGTTACCCGCCCATCCCTGGCAGCTCGACCTCACCCACCACCTGCCCGCCGTGCGCACGGCCTTCGCCGAGGGCCGCCTCGTCCACCTGGGCCACACGCCCTGGGACGCCCGGGCCACGGCCTCGGTGCGCACCGTCCATGTCCCCGGCAGCCCCGAACGCCCTGGAGCGTCCGCGGACCTGTTCCTGAAGTTCAGCCTGGAAGTGCAGATCACCAACGACGTCCGGCGGATTCGCCGGCACGAGCTCCGCCACGTGCGCCGCACCGACCCACTGGTCACCGCGGCCTTCCGGGCCATGGACGGCCCTGCGGCATGGCTGAGCGAACGCGGGCACCGCACGGCTCGCGGCCTCGAGGAGACCTTCCCCGTTCTCCTCCGCGACGGCTTGGACGACCACGTGCTCCCGGGCGCCACCGCAACGCTGGCAGCAGCCTTCACCGAGGGATTCGACGGTGATCCACTCGATCGCCTCACCGACCCTCTGCTGTGGTGGTCGGCCTACCTGAACTGCGTCGTCCCGCCCGTGCTGGACGCCTACGCCCGCCACGGCATCGCCATCGAGTGCCACCTCCAGAACACGCTGATCGCCGTCGCTCCGGACGGCACCCCCGTCCAGGCCGTCTTCCGCGACGCCGAAGGCGCCAGGGCAATCCCCCCGACGCCCCGTGAGGCCGCCTGGCAGCGCCTGGTGTACTGCCTCGTCGTCAACAACCTGACCGAAATAGCGAACGTCCTCACCCACCGCTTCCCCTCCACCGCCGATGCCCTGTGGCCCATGGCGCAGCGGGAGTTCCAACGGTGCGGCGATGAGCACGGCCTCCCGGAGATCAAGGCACTGCTCGCCGCTGCGACGGTCCCGTGCAAGGCCAATCTTCTGTCCCGCTGGATCGACGCGGACGGCACCGAACCCTGTTGCGTCCCCGTCCCCAACCCGCTGGCTGTTCCCTCTTGAGCAGGCGTGGGCGAGAGCACATGTCGCCGGCCTGGCGAAGACCCGCCTGGTAGGCCGGCTCCCAGGCCCCGGCGGGGCGAGGAGCGGGAGTCTGCACCTATGGCGCGGCCACGCGCGCGGAGTGGAGTTCGTGGACCAACTGCGGGGTGAGCAGTTCGCCGGCGCGGTCGGCGAGGACGGCCATTTCGTAGCCGACCAGCCCGACGTCGCACCCGTCGGCGGCCAGGACGCCGAGGCAGCTTCCGTCTCGGATGCGGCCGACCATGAGGAAGCCGCCGAGCATTTCGATCATGACGAGTTTCATGCCGTGGAAGCCGTGTGACTCCGCCGCGTTCTGGGCGAGGCTGGTGATGCCGGAGACGATGGCGGCGAGATGGTCGGCGCGGTCTCGGCCGAGGCTGTCCGACGCGGCCATGAGCAGGCCGTCGGAGGAGACGGCGACGGCGTCGGTGACGCCGTCGGCGGTACGGACGAACTCCGAGACGAGCCAGCCGAAACTCTGGATGGCGGTGGTCACGATGACGCTCCTTGGGTGGTTCGGGCCTCGGCCCGGGCGACACCTGCTCGGAAGCCGTTGAGCAGGGAGGAGACAGCGGGCCGGGCGGGCGGGAGTGCGGCGGAGGGGTCCTGCGCGGGGATGAGCAGGCGCCCGGGCAGGGCGAGGAGCGCGGACAGGCCGCCACCGGGGGTGTCGAAGAGATGGACCTGGGTGCCGTCGCCGAGGCGCTGGGCGAGTCGGCCGACGACGAGGTGACCGAGGAACCGCGTCGGCGCGGCGAGGAGAGCCTCTTCCCCGGAGTCGGAGAAGCGGGTGTGGGCGCGTTCCTTGTCCGCTTCCGACATGCCGACGCCGTGGTCGACGACGGCAATGCAGTACGTGTCGTCCTCGGTGTCGTACCAGCCGTGCACCTCGACCGGTTCGGTCGGTGGCGAGAAGATCAGCCCGTTCTCGATCAGTTCGGCAAGGAGGTGGGAGACGTCGGCGACGGCGTGCCCGCGTACCCGCACCGGCTCCACGGTCGCGATCAGCACCCGCCGGTACTGCTCGACCTCGGCCACGGCCGCCTGGACGACTTCCAGGCCGTCGGTCGGCGCCGCCGTGGGCCGCGGCGGATTCTTCCCGGCCAGGACCAGCAGGTTTTCGGCGTTGCGCCGCATACGGGTGGCGAGGTGGTCGAGCTCGAAGAGCTCGGCGAGGGCGGCCGGGTCGAGTTCCTGTCGTTCCAGGCGGGTGATGAGCCGGAGCTGACGCAGCACGAGGTTCTGGTTGCGGCGGCCGAGATTGGCGAGCGATTCGGTGGTGTTGCGGCGCAGGCCGGCCTGCTGGGCGGCGAGGTGGAGGGCGGTGTGTTCCACGTGGTGCAGGGAGGTTGCGACCTCGGTGATCTCCGCCGCGGCGCCCGGCAGGTGCCCATCGGGGTGGTCCGGGGCGTCTGCCGTCAGGAGGAGCTGCACCTCGTCTGGTGCGGACTGCTGGATACGGGTGACGGCCTGGGGCAGCCGGCGCCGCGCCACGTCGTGGGCGGCCTCGGCGAGCGCGCCGAGCGGGCGCGTGAGGGAACGGGACGCGAACGCGGCGAGGCCCGCGAGGAGGGCGGCCACGAGCGTTGCCGCGCCGAGGTAGGCGGCGAGGCCCGTCTCGGCGTCGTGGCTCAGCCGGTCGGCCCGGCCCCGTACGTCGTCGCCGACCGACTGCTGGACGGCGTACAGATCGTCGACGAGTACGGTCATCGCGTCCCACCAGGTGCGGGCGTCGGCACGCAGTACGGAGCCGACGGCGGCGTCGTCCGCCTGATTCTCGTAGGCGGTGGCGCGTTGGGCGTCCTCGGTCGCGAAGGTGCGCTTCAGCGCCGCGCGCTGGGATCCGGTGGCGACCTGCCGGAAGCGGGCCAGGGCGGCGACCCGGGTGGCGCGCACCTCGGCGAAGGTGAGGTATTCGCGGCCGTGGAAGGCGCCTTCGGCGAACACGCCGTTGAGAAGTCCGCGTTCGAGAGCGACGGATTCCTTGGCAGCGGCCAGCTCTCTCAACGCCGCCAGTCCGTCGGCCAGTTGGCGGTCGGCGCGCGTCGCGGTCTCCGCCACCGGATCGACGGCGTTGAGGGCGTCGACGGCACCGGTGTAGAAGGTGAGGGTCGCGGCCCTGTCGGCGGTACCCCTGTCGGCAGCGGCGCGGATGCCGGCGAGGCGCCCCAGGCGCCGGCGGATGATCTCCCCGACGGCGTTGTCCTCGCGCATGCCGGCCAGCGCCCTGTCCACGCGCCTGCGCGTGGCGGCCAGCGGCGGGCGGAACTCCTTCTCACCGCCCAACAGGCCGTTGGTCAGGCCGCGTTCGCGTTGCAGCTGGTGCACCAGGGCCTGTACCCGCAGGCTGAGTCCGACCTCGGCGCGGACCGTCTGGGCATCGCCGAGGGCGTCGGCGCGGCCGTGCACGGCGAGCCCGGCCACGGCCAGCAACAGGCAGATCGGTACGGCGATGACCACCGCCACCCGACCCCGGATGCTGCGCCAGCCGGGTATCGGCCGACGGCCGGGAGCCGTTCGGCCACCGCGGCGGCGCACCGAACCGCCGCTGCCCTTGCCGATCGCGCCAAGCCTGGCGAGCAGTGGCCGTGCCGGCTCCCACACCTTCATACGTCACGAAGCTAGCCCGGCCTCGTTCCGGGTGGGTTTCCGCCCTGTTAGGCCATGTGGGAGTTTCCGTTGCGCCGCCCTCACGCCGCAGGCCGGGAGGGTGTGACCGAGGGTGACAGCACCCGATCGGCGTCCCGTTGCCGACGCATGGCGCGGATCGGGCACGGCGCGGGGCTACCGGTGCTTCCCGCCGCCGTTCCCCTTGTCTGCCTGGCCGTTCCCCGCCCTGCCGTTGCCGGCGTTCGCGGCGCCCTTGCCGGGTTTGCCCGTGCCGGCCGGCCCGCGCGGCGCGCCCGTCGCCCGCGTCAGCTGCTCGGAGCAGTACGCGGCGACCTTGTCCTTTCCGCCGGCGGCCGCGACGAGCCGCCGCCAGGCCGTCGCATCGAGTGCTTTGCCGCGCCCTTCGACCTGTTTGTAGGCGCGGCAGTGGGCTTCGGTGTCCTTGGCGGCGGAGGGACGGCCCGTGGGGCCGGGGTGGCCGGAGGGCGACGGCGAGGCCGTACCTCCCGGCCGGCCCGGGGCGCCCGCAGAGGGGTGCGCGGTCCCCCGGCCGGTACCGGCACCGTCGGTGGACGAGCCTGCCGAACCGACGGCGGCGACCGCGACGCCGCCCAGCGTGAGGCTGGCGAACACCACGCCGAACGTCATCCGCACCGGGCGCCGGACCCTCCGCTCCTGGCGCGGCCGCCAGTCGTCCCGGCGCCGGGTACGTGCCCGGCGCCCGTCCGCGCCCTGGGCGGCGGCCCGGAAGGCGGCCAGGGCCCGCTGCTCCGCCTCGGGATCGAGACGGTCCGTGCGGATGGCGGCGCGCAGCACCGTTTCCAGCATGGCGGACTCCTGCACGTCCCGCGGGTCACACGCGCTGCCGTCAGGGTGCCCACGCCGGTGACGGACCGGAGCTCCGTCGCCGCTCAGCCGTTCACCCATGTCCGCTTCCGTTCCCATACGACCGTTTTGAGTTTCCGTGCGACCGTTGTGATGCGCCGAGGCGCCGGGCCCCGACACCTTCGGGCCGCCGCTGCCGCCCTCGTCGTTCATTCCGTTTTCCCCAGCGTTCGGGTAGCCCCATCCGTCACACCCTCGTCCGCGTCGCCGCCGACGCCCAGCTGGCGGGCGAGGCGTTTCAGACCCCGGTGGGCGGCCGTGCGTACCGCTCCCGCACGTTTGCCGAGGACGCGTGCGGCGGCGGGACCGTCCAGGCCCACGACGACCCGCAGGAGCACCGCCTCGGCCTGGTCCCGCGGCAGCCCGCGGACCAGTTCCAGGGCCTGCTCGGTGGAGAGGGACTCCAGGGCCTGGTCATGGGTGTTGTGCGGTCCGGGCAGGTTCAGTACGTCCTGTTCGGTCCCGCCGCCCCGGGGCCGCACACGCTGGCGGCGCAGATGGTCCAGTGCCCGGTGCCGGGCGATGACCGCGGTCCAGCCGCGGAACCCGGCCCCGTCCCCCTTGAAACGTCCGAGGTCGCGGGCTATCTCCAGCCAGGCATCAGAGGCCACGTCCTCGGCGTCCTCGCCGACCAGCCCGTGCAGATATCCGAGCAGGCCCGGTTGCACGAGCCGGTAGGCCACCGCGAAAGCGGTCTCGTCACCGTCCTGAGCCCGCGCAACCGCTATGCCCAATTCCCCGTCGTACGTCTTTGCGCGCCGGGGTTGCCCTGCCTCACCCAAGAATGTCCTCGTTCGCACCGCGTTCATAGCGAGTCCGTGTCGTCCGCCGCGCTCCGGTCGCAACGACGTCCCATGGTGAACTGCGTCGACCCTCACAGAAATGTCACAACGGCCAGTGGTCCTTCACGCCGCCGCCCGGCTAGGCGCCTTTGATCGGCATTGTCTGGATCGCCCGCTTTCGGAGACTTCATCCGTCCCGTGCGGCCCCGGTGTAACACTTCCGGGCGCGTGCGCTCTCTTCATGCGGGCGACCGCGTCGGTCGTCCAGGACAGGGGACACGACTCGTGCGGTGGACAGACGGAAGTGCAGCGGCAGCGGCGTACGGCGAGGATCCGTACGGCGGCGCCGGCTACACCTACGCCTATGGCGACGCGTACGCCGGTGGGCGCCAGTACGCCCATGGCTACGAGTACGCCAGTGGCCCCGGGTACGCCCATGGCCACGAGTACCCGACCGGGCAGACCACGACAGCGTGGGACCCCCTGTACGGCGACGCCGACACCGGGCTGCTCCCGCCGGCGTTCGACACACCCGGTCAACCCGTGCCGGAATCCGACGCCCCCGAGAGCGAGTCGGCGCGGCCCGTCTTCGTCGATGCCTCGGGGCGACGCCAGCGCCGCGTGCTCCGAGCCGCCCGGCTGCTGGTGATACCCGCCGGCGGCTATGTCGCCCTGCTGGTCAGCACGATGCTGGGCGGCCCCGACATCAGCTCTCCGTTCGTCCCGCACGCGGACTCGGCTCACTCGGCCAGGCCCGGGGCGACCGCACCCGATCCCTCGTCCGGCACCGGACACCCGGCGCGGAGCGCGAGCCCCACCGCGGCACAGAAGAACGCCGGCACCGCGGCGCGCAAG is a genomic window of Streptomyces gilvosporeus containing:
- a CDS encoding IucA/IucC family protein → MNTFAREADGLAMAPLLNCLLREASLPAGEPVAGRVVHRLRATGRLLSVRTGHRPGAPELWTGTTWRPMRHGGLIALAAQEMRAVTGRSHAALAAEMAASREAVEALLAARARATPPDSPWLRSEQALVMGHSHHPAPKARSGGGPPGTWLCYAPEAHARFPLVLLGVREDAVVDNGDTRALDTLGQAPDGYRLLPAHPWQLDLTHHLPAVRTAFAEGRLVHLGHTPWDARATASVRTVHVPGSPERPGASADLFLKFSLEVQITNDVRRIRRHELRHVRRTDPLVTAAFRAMDGPAAWLSERGHRTARGLEETFPVLLRDGLDDHVLPGATATLAAAFTEGFDGDPLDRLTDPLLWWSAYLNCVVPPVLDAYARHGIAIECHLQNTLIAVAPDGTPVQAVFRDAEGARAIPPTPREAAWQRLVYCLVVNNLTEIANVLTHRFPSTADALWPMAQREFQRCGDEHGLPEIKALLAAATVPCKANLLSRWIDADGTEPCCVPVPNPLAVPS
- a CDS encoding RNA polymerase sigma factor, coding for MGEAGQPRRAKTYDGELGIAVARAQDGDETAFAVAYRLVQPGLLGYLHGLVGEDAEDVASDAWLEIARDLGRFKGDGAGFRGWTAVIARHRALDHLRRQRVRPRGGGTEQDVLNLPGPHNTHDQALESLSTEQALELVRGLPRDQAEAVLLRVVVGLDGPAAARVLGKRAGAVRTAAHRGLKRLARQLGVGGDADEGVTDGATRTLGKTE
- a CDS encoding IucA/IucC family protein, whose amino-acid sequence is MRVCDTPAERELAEELESVRPESASAYLAALSGARSMVLARLWRGLVHEPLPWIAARASGRDGIALRLVDGRRLHGPPSDPWATGTAVAAVELDGVSYDHPALLMAALHVPGGAAFAAELDHSVASLALSRTAPRPAGPAVEPWEGEQRSPDGHPYHPTCRSRPGFSAAEQLAYAPEHRPVVGLWLAPVAGATVRGPWPPEWRDGDAVLIPVHPWQAEHVLSGRRVLPGPPAHPLLSLRTLALDTHRHVKTALSTRLTSQVRDISAYSVDYSLATSELVERVADRLGGRLHIARTLTAAGAGTPELAAVLRQSPYVHAGTEEQVIPVAELPGHFASHGPHERLARITEFARLAFGVCLDLLDLGVALEAHGQNLLAVVDREGWPRRLVYRDLADIRISPARLVQHGFPAPPLTGRLLNDDPAVLRRKVLSCLITGALGPLAGNATTLGTLLEAATRDLPPTPDLRALRTENLPVKALTLMRLSSQDDQWTFLPNPMTNRQN
- a CDS encoding nitrate- and nitrite sensing domain-containing protein, giving the protein MKVWEPARPLLARLGAIGKGSGGSVRRRGGRTAPGRRPIPGWRSIRGRVAVVIAVPICLLLAVAGLAVHGRADALGDAQTVRAEVGLSLRVQALVHQLQRERGLTNGLLGGEKEFRPPLAATRRRVDRALAGMREDNAVGEIIRRRLGRLAGIRAAADRGTADRAATLTFYTGAVDALNAVDPVAETATRADRQLADGLAALRELAAAKESVALERGLLNGVFAEGAFHGREYLTFAEVRATRVAALARFRQVATGSQRAALKRTFATEDAQRATAYENQADDAAVGSVLRADARTWWDAMTVLVDDLYAVQQSVGDDVRGRADRLSHDAETGLAAYLGAATLVAALLAGLAAFASRSLTRPLGALAEAAHDVARRRLPQAVTRIQQSAPDEVQLLLTADAPDHPDGHLPGAAAEITEVATSLHHVEHTALHLAAQQAGLRRNTTESLANLGRRNQNLVLRQLRLITRLERQELDPAALAELFELDHLATRMRRNAENLLVLAGKNPPRPTAAPTDGLEVVQAAVAEVEQYRRVLIATVEPVRVRGHAVADVSHLLAELIENGLIFSPPTEPVEVHGWYDTEDDTYCIAVVDHGVGMSEADKERAHTRFSDSGEEALLAAPTRFLGHLVVGRLAQRLGDGTQVHLFDTPGGGLSALLALPGRLLIPAQDPSAALPPARPAVSSLLNGFRAGVARAEARTTQGASS
- a CDS encoding roadblock/LC7 domain-containing protein, with product MTTAIQSFGWLVSEFVRTADGVTDAVAVSSDGLLMAASDSLGRDRADHLAAIVSGITSLAQNAAESHGFHGMKLVMIEMLGGFLMVGRIRDGSCLGVLAADGCDVGLVGYEMAVLADRAGELLTPQLVHELHSARVAAP